A portion of the Blautia hansenii DSM 20583 genome contains these proteins:
- a CDS encoding VWA-like domain-containing protein codes for MSYEKEKRIEEINRKILVSARNELYLHLRFLDVALSTLRYQMDAGTDTIGTDGIGLYYHPAYLGGLYREGRREVNRAYLHVILHCIFGHLWKKTEHRKKRACQYLDREIVDILWNTACDIAVESVIDGLPFHCVKRPMSREKKNLYAWLKKRRNVLHAEGIFQELTEQKPDLETAKRWEKEFHTDNHGLWERRDKNRPPNERSKENWEDIRDKMETEMETFGQDLSEGSPGFLEQIKVENRETFDYRNFLKKFAVVKEEAHLDPDAFDYVFYSYGLSVYGNMPLIEPQETREVKKIEEFVIAIDTSMSCSGEAVKRFLQETYGILKEEESFFRKINIHILQCDERIQKDEKITSKEELENYMETLELAGQGGTDFRPVFAYIQKLQENKELTGLKGLLYFTDGQGIFPNKMPPYDTAFILMQKDYQEVEVPPWAMKIYIQEEGAEYEY; via the coding sequence TTGAGTTATGAAAAAGAGAAACGCATAGAAGAAATCAATCGAAAAATTTTAGTATCAGCCAGAAATGAGCTGTATCTTCATTTGCGGTTTTTAGATGTTGCTTTATCGACCTTGCGCTATCAGATGGATGCAGGAACAGATACCATTGGAACAGACGGAATTGGACTTTATTATCATCCGGCTTATCTGGGCGGGCTGTATCGAGAAGGTCGAAGAGAAGTAAACAGAGCTTATCTTCACGTGATTTTGCACTGTATTTTCGGGCATTTATGGAAGAAAACAGAGCATCGAAAAAAACGTGCGTGTCAATATCTGGACAGAGAAATCGTGGATATCCTTTGGAATACAGCCTGTGATATTGCAGTGGAGTCTGTCATAGACGGACTGCCTTTTCATTGTGTGAAAAGGCCCATGAGCAGAGAGAAAAAGAATTTATATGCGTGGTTAAAAAAGAGAAGAAATGTGCTGCATGCAGAAGGGATTTTTCAGGAGCTGACAGAGCAAAAGCCGGACTTGGAAACTGCAAAAAGGTGGGAAAAAGAGTTTCACACAGACAATCACGGGCTCTGGGAAAGAAGAGACAAGAACCGCCCTCCCAATGAAAGATCAAAGGAGAATTGGGAAGATATTCGTGATAAAATGGAAACAGAAATGGAAACCTTCGGACAGGATTTGTCAGAGGGTTCTCCGGGATTTTTAGAGCAAATTAAAGTAGAAAACAGGGAAACCTTTGATTATAGAAATTTTTTGAAGAAGTTTGCCGTGGTAAAGGAAGAAGCGCATTTAGACCCGGATGCCTTTGATTATGTATTTTACAGCTATGGGTTGTCTGTCTATGGAAATATGCCGCTGATTGAACCACAGGAAACAAGAGAAGTCAAGAAAATAGAAGAATTTGTTATTGCCATTGATACCTCTATGTCCTGCTCCGGAGAGGCAGTGAAACGATTTTTGCAGGAAACTTACGGAATATTAAAGGAAGAAGAAAGCTTTTTTAGGAAGATTAACATTCATATTCTCCAGTGTGATGAAAGAATTCAAAAAGATGAGAAAATTACTTCAAAAGAAGAGCTGGAGAATTATATGGAAACTCTGGAGCTGGCAGGACAGGGAGGTACGGATTTTCGCCCTGTTTTCGCTTATATTCAGAAATTACAGGAGAACAAAGAACTCACAGGATTAAAAGGACTTTTATATTTTACAGACGGACAGGGGATTTTTCCCAATAAAATGCCCCCGTATGACACAGCTTTTATTCTTATGCAGAAGGATTATCAGGAGGTAGAAGTGCCGCCTTGGGCAATGAAAATTTATATACAGGAGGAAGGAGCAGAGTATGAATATTAA
- a CDS encoding ABC transporter ATP-binding protein, translated as MLELRNVSFRVAENSKDKEKGILENVSFTLEDNRFVAITGPNGGGKSTLAKIIAGIEKPTQGQILLDGEDITNWSITERAKHGISYAFQQPVRFKGVTVFDLINLAAGKEISLSGACQYLSEVGLCAKDYINREVNASLSGGEMKRIEIATVMARGTKLSVFDEPEAGIDLWSFQNLIQVFEKMHKEKKGSILIISHQERILNTADEILVIADGRLVKRGSKEDVLPALLDAAQADTGCEMWQKGVQR; from the coding sequence ATGCTGGAATTACGGAACGTTTCCTTTCGAGTTGCAGAAAATTCTAAAGACAAAGAAAAAGGAATTTTAGAAAATGTAAGTTTTACTCTTGAGGATAATAGATTCGTTGCTATCACGGGACCGAATGGAGGCGGAAAATCAACACTTGCAAAAATTATTGCAGGAATTGAAAAGCCTACTCAGGGACAGATTTTATTAGATGGAGAAGATATTACAAACTGGAGTATTACAGAAAGAGCGAAACATGGAATTAGTTATGCTTTTCAACAGCCGGTACGCTTTAAAGGTGTTACGGTCTTTGATTTAATTAATTTGGCAGCGGGAAAAGAGATTTCTTTATCCGGAGCATGTCAGTATCTTTCAGAAGTAGGACTTTGTGCAAAAGACTATATTAACAGAGAAGTAAATGCCAGCTTGTCCGGCGGAGAAATGAAGAGAATTGAAATTGCCACAGTTATGGCAAGAGGAACAAAACTATCTGTTTTTGATGAGCCGGAGGCAGGTATTGATTTATGGAGTTTTCAAAATTTAATACAGGTATTTGAAAAGATGCACAAGGAAAAGAAAGGCTCTATTTTGATTATTTCTCATCAGGAACGTATTTTAAATACCGCAGATGAAATTCTGGTAATTGCAGATGGAAGGCTTGTAAAAAGAGGAAGTAAAGAAGATGTGTTGCCTGCATTGTTAGATGCAGCACAGGCAGATACCGGCTGTGAAATGTGGCAGAAGGGAGTGCAGAGATAA
- a CDS encoding DUF3784 domain-containing protein, translated as MIVIWSIIALCGICSLILLSGRGSILIAGYNTMSKENQEQYDEKKLCRITGTGMLIITLLTAIMEAFGKRIPDWFWIVYAVLVVLIAVGIMILSNTICKIKENTGSRKRNYNKAVICVIAASIVFSGLIMGIVFSKGKIEIAVSANRLEIQGYWWSDYEIKTEDIEEIEFTEDFQAGTRTNGFSGATLLQGKFENEEQGKYTLYAYKDCKAYIILHTKKGDVVINEKTEKETRELYYEIEKTLK; from the coding sequence ATGATAGTAATCTGGAGTATAATTGCCTTATGTGGTATTTGTTCACTGATTTTATTGTCAGGACGAGGCAGTATTTTAATCGCCGGTTATAATACCATGTCAAAGGAAAATCAGGAGCAATACGATGAGAAAAAACTTTGCCGTATTACAGGAACAGGTATGCTAATCATTACCTTGCTTACGGCAATTATGGAAGCTTTTGGTAAAAGGATACCGGATTGGTTCTGGATAGTCTATGCTGTTTTGGTTGTCCTTATTGCAGTCGGGATTATGATTTTGAGTAATACAATCTGTAAGATAAAAGAAAATACAGGAAGCAGAAAGAGAAACTATAATAAAGCAGTGATTTGTGTTATAGCAGCATCCATCGTGTTTTCCGGTTTGATTATGGGAATTGTTTTCAGTAAAGGTAAGATTGAAATTGCTGTATCAGCAAACAGACTTGAAATTCAAGGGTATTGGTGGAGCGATTACGAGATAAAAACAGAAGATATTGAGGAAATAGAATTTACCGAAGACTTTCAGGCAGGAACAAGAACCAATGGATTTTCCGGTGCAACTTTGCTGCAAGGGAAATTTGAAAATGAAGAACAGGGAAAATATACTTTGTATGCGTATAAAGACTGTAAAGCTTACATAATCCTGCACACAAAAAAAGGAGATGTGGTAATAAACGAAAAAACAGAAAAGGAGACAAGGGAACTCTATTATGAAATAGAAAAAACTTTAAAATAA
- a CDS encoding tetratricopeptide repeat protein, with protein MNIQNLNFTVEELKILAENGQKDFIYAVGYYYENGIRTSVNLTEAAVWYEKAAQKGHAEAAMRLALLYAQGKGVEKNEKKAFTYMEQAAKAGNTNALYNVGRCYEEGIGVKQDFSKAFDWYKKAAAEGDFRAMCCMGGYFLTGNPVPYEPAKAFQLFEKAANANIPAAQYNLSVLYRYGEGTEKDVEKADFWRMKAAQNGFRMAIDEIEKPAENQ; from the coding sequence ATGAATATTCAAAATCTGAATTTTACAGTAGAGGAATTAAAAATTCTTGCAGAAAACGGTCAAAAAGATTTTATCTATGCTGTGGGATATTATTATGAAAATGGTATTCGAACCTCTGTTAATTTAACAGAAGCTGCTGTATGGTATGAAAAGGCTGCACAAAAAGGTCATGCAGAAGCTGCTATGCGTCTTGCCCTTCTCTATGCACAGGGGAAAGGTGTGGAAAAAAATGAGAAAAAAGCTTTCACTTATATGGAACAGGCTGCAAAAGCCGGAAATACCAATGCTCTCTATAATGTAGGACGCTGTTATGAGGAAGGAATTGGAGTAAAGCAGGACTTCTCAAAAGCCTTTGACTGGTACAAAAAGGCTGCTGCCGAAGGTGATTTCCGTGCCATGTGTTGTATGGGCGGATATTTTCTCACAGGAAATCCCGTTCCTTATGAACCCGCAAAAGCATTCCAGCTTTTTGAAAAAGCGGCAAATGCCAATATTCCGGCTGCCCAGTACAACCTTTCTGTCTTATACCGCTATGGAGAAGGAACTGAAAAAGACGTGGAAAAAGCAGATTTTTGGAGAATGAAGGCTGCTCAGAATGGTTTCCGCATGGCGATTGATGAGATTGAAAAGCCGGCTGAAAATCAATAA
- a CDS encoding sensor histidine kinase has product MDIFYGVEIILFLGLCIWFSRKVKKQAQERLIFYFLLFFAGIFISYVLSVHLKSTILSGIIWNMSWSYVIEDPFAVSRIGAALIRWMIDIFWILILDGMMKQQSVLTLKRGQKLIFWTMPILSVIFLISLLIIGDYYVRWNGYALIIFNIVLLFGMNLVVFYSYQLVAKSCENKQREELLYQHYLKLEESYQASRKIVHDLKNHMQVITELYEMGEIQKAKQYNQEVFHILNQSHHLWYTENRMLNIILNEKLCHKNLQNVKLELDIQEHCLDRINEMDITTIFANLLDNAIEAIGSEGQEPRFLKISIKEAKDFLIIHVANSMGNVQKREKKHEGLGLGNVKEAVEKYEGTCTVEKNEKQFEVIIMISSNHFQEVENYEKK; this is encoded by the coding sequence ATGGATATTTTTTACGGGGTGGAGATTATCCTATTTTTAGGGCTGTGCATCTGGTTTTCCCGAAAAGTGAAAAAACAGGCACAGGAGCGTTTGATTTTTTATTTTTTGTTGTTTTTTGCAGGAATTTTTATCAGCTATGTGTTATCGGTTCATTTAAAAAGTACCATTTTATCAGGAATTATATGGAATATGTCATGGTCGTATGTAATTGAAGATCCGTTTGCGGTATCCCGTATCGGGGCTGCCTTAATCCGCTGGATGATAGATATTTTTTGGATATTGATTTTAGACGGAATGATGAAACAGCAAAGCGTTTTGACGCTGAAAAGAGGGCAGAAGCTCATCTTTTGGACAATGCCGATACTTTCTGTTATTTTTCTCATTTCCCTGCTTATTATCGGGGATTATTATGTAAGGTGGAATGGATATGCACTGATTATTTTCAACATTGTTCTTCTGTTTGGTATGAATTTGGTGGTGTTTTATTCCTATCAGCTTGTGGCAAAAAGCTGTGAAAATAAGCAGAGAGAAGAACTGCTCTATCAACATTATTTAAAGCTGGAGGAAAGCTATCAGGCATCACGGAAGATTGTACATGATTTAAAAAATCACATGCAGGTAATTACAGAGCTTTATGAAATGGGAGAAATTCAGAAAGCAAAGCAGTATAATCAGGAGGTTTTTCATATTTTAAACCAAAGCCATCATTTATGGTATACAGAAAACAGAATGTTAAACATTATTTTAAATGAAAAGCTCTGTCATAAAAATCTTCAAAATGTGAAGCTGGAGTTGGATATACAGGAACATTGTCTTGACAGAATAAACGAAATGGATATCACCACGATTTTTGCCAATTTACTGGATAATGCCATTGAAGCAATCGGAAGTGAAGGACAAGAACCCCGATTTTTGAAAATCAGTATAAAAGAAGCAAAGGATTTTTTGATTATACATGTAGCAAATTCTATGGGAAATGTGCAAAAACGGGAAAAGAAGCATGAAGGCTTAGGACTTGGAAATGTAAAGGAGGCGGTGGAAAAATACGAAGGAACATGTACTGTTGAAAAGAATGAAAAACAGTTTGAAGTAATTATTATGATTTCATCAAATCATTTTCAGGAGGTAGAAAATTATGAGAAAAAATAG
- a CDS encoding leucine-rich repeat protein has protein sequence MEECRKEGALASSLTSYAYSPWKAGRSKEEQREFTEIEEIEIPQGIEILGKYTFYGCRSLKTLKLFDDVKEIGGGSFTGCSSLRNLVMFLKEDGISCIKDVVSETFHEMYVSIVFLNTDERAELIFPEYYEEGVENTPARILETHFHGCGYKYRQCFTDKKVDYKRYDSLFSTALVYEKEEILIPMAVGRLLYPYQLAKEAEKSYEAYVRENLEKCARFYLEKSNWHEVYEYFGRKNFWSREALENIIEEASEKKAVDIAGYLMEEKRKKFAGKEKKFEL, from the coding sequence TTGGAAGAATGTAGAAAAGAGGGTGCTTTGGCATCCTCTTTGACGTCTTATGCCTATTCTCCGTGGAAGGCGGGACGAAGCAAAGAGGAGCAAAGAGAATTTACGGAAATAGAAGAAATAGAGATACCGCAGGGGATTGAAATTCTGGGAAAATATACTTTCTACGGATGCAGAAGCTTGAAGACCTTAAAGCTTTTTGACGATGTAAAGGAAATCGGAGGAGGCTCTTTTACAGGCTGTTCCTCCCTTAGAAATTTAGTCATGTTTTTAAAAGAAGACGGTATTTCCTGTATCAAAGACGTTGTCAGCGAGACCTTTCATGAGATGTATGTAAGCATTGTTTTTCTCAATACAGATGAAAGGGCAGAGCTGATTTTTCCCGAATATTATGAGGAAGGCGTGGAAAATACCCCTGCCAGAATTTTGGAAACGCATTTTCATGGGTGTGGTTATAAATACCGCCAGTGCTTTACGGACAAGAAAGTAGATTATAAGCGATACGACAGTTTATTTTCCACAGCTTTGGTGTATGAAAAAGAAGAAATTTTAATTCCCATGGCAGTAGGCAGGCTTTTATATCCCTATCAGCTTGCCAAAGAAGCGGAGAAAAGTTATGAAGCTTATGTGAGAGAGAATCTGGAAAAATGTGCACGTTTTTATCTGGAAAAATCCAACTGGCATGAAGTATATGAGTATTTCGGTAGGAAAAATTTCTGGAGCAGAGAAGCTTTAGAAAATATCATAGAGGAGGCTTCCGAGAAGAAAGCAGTGGATATTGCAGGGTATCTCATGGAAGAAAAAAGAAAGAAATTTGCAGGAAAGGAGAAAAAATTTGAGTTATGA
- a CDS encoding SufB/SufD family protein — MDNVQKELLKQIAGLHEIPVGAYNIRTNGKTEARNSTEHIEIVPKEGSDGIVIKIKAGTKNESIHIPVVLSEAGLKETVYNDFYIGDDCDVTIVAGCGIHCGTDDSSEHDGIHSFFIGKNSKVKYVEKHYGSGDGKGQRIMNPETIVEVGENSYMEMDTAQIKGVDSTIRKTTVKLDKNASIKVMERLMTHGEQRAESHFVVDLNGENSGANIISRSVAKDNSYQLFQSVLNGNEMCSGHTECDAIIVGNAKISSIPEITANNSDAALIHEAAIGKIAGEQIIKLMTLGLTEEEAEEQIISGFLK, encoded by the coding sequence ATGGATAACGTACAAAAAGAGCTGTTAAAACAAATTGCAGGGCTGCATGAAATTCCTGTAGGAGCATATAACATCAGAACAAATGGAAAAACAGAGGCAAGAAACAGCACAGAACATATCGAAATTGTCCCGAAAGAGGGAAGTGATGGTATTGTGATTAAAATTAAAGCCGGAACAAAGAATGAGAGCATTCATATTCCTGTTGTGCTAAGTGAAGCCGGATTAAAAGAGACGGTTTATAATGATTTTTATATCGGGGATGACTGTGATGTTACGATTGTTGCAGGCTGCGGTATTCACTGCGGAACAGATGATTCCAGTGAGCATGATGGAATTCACAGCTTTTTTATCGGTAAAAATTCAAAGGTAAAATATGTGGAAAAACACTATGGAAGCGGTGATGGTAAAGGACAGAGAATTATGAACCCGGAAACCATTGTGGAAGTAGGGGAAAACAGTTATATGGAAATGGATACTGCCCAGATTAAAGGTGTGGACTCTACCATCCGTAAAACAACGGTAAAGCTGGACAAAAATGCCAGTATCAAAGTTATGGAGCGTTTGATGACTCACGGAGAACAGAGAGCAGAAAGTCATTTTGTAGTGGATTTAAACGGAGAAAATTCAGGAGCTAATATTATTTCTCGCTCTGTTGCGAAGGATAATTCTTATCAGTTGTTCCAATCTGTACTCAATGGAAACGAAATGTGCAGCGGACATACAGAATGTGATGCGATTATTGTAGGAAATGCAAAAATCAGTTCCATTCCTGAAATTACTGCTAATAATTCTGATGCAGCGCTTATTCATGAGGCTGCCATTGGAAAAATTGCAGGAGAGCAGATTATTAAGCTGATGACTCTGGGACTGACAGAGGAAGAAGCGGAAGAACAGATTATCAGTGGATTTTTAAAATAA
- a CDS encoding spermidine/putrescine ABC transporter substrate-binding protein gives MKKKIVSMILCAALAGSMLTGCGEKKEEDNKELVLYTWEGLFPQEVLTDFEDETGIRIISSNFDSNETMFEKVQQSDGKDYDLVIGDDYIIEQIVNNGLAKELDKEKLKNYDNINPLYQSQFYDPENKYTIPHGAGIPLIVYDPEQVDFEIQGYEDLWNPALEDKIATIASYRAVEGMVLLTMGKSMNEQDPAVIKESGEKLKELAPNIRMIQDTNTQNALLNGEASVGILYTSQVIAALAENPDLKVVYPKEGLGFGIMNFFIPKNAPDTEEAYAFLDYILEPEVAAKCFDFVGYYCTNKAADELVNPDLVVPDSVTKGEIIQNVSAEAEEVYNQNWTEFKAACD, from the coding sequence ATGAAGAAAAAAATAGTTTCTATGATTTTATGTGCGGCGTTGGCAGGAAGTATGCTGACAGGCTGCGGAGAGAAGAAAGAAGAAGACAATAAAGAGCTGGTGCTTTATACATGGGAAGGCTTGTTTCCTCAGGAGGTTTTGACAGATTTTGAAGATGAAACAGGCATTCGTATTATCAGCTCAAACTTTGACTCTAACGAAACCATGTTTGAGAAGGTACAGCAGTCTGACGGAAAAGATTACGACCTTGTAATCGGTGACGATTATATTATTGAGCAGATTGTAAATAATGGACTGGCAAAAGAACTGGATAAGGAAAAGCTGAAAAATTATGACAATATCAATCCATTGTATCAGAGCCAGTTTTACGACCCGGAAAATAAATATACCATACCGCATGGAGCAGGTATTCCTTTAATCGTATATGATCCGGAGCAGGTGGACTTTGAAATTCAGGGATATGAAGACTTATGGAACCCGGCGCTGGAAGATAAAATTGCAACCATTGCCAGCTATCGTGCCGTAGAGGGTATGGTGCTTCTCACTATGGGAAAAAGCATGAATGAACAAGACCCTGCGGTGATTAAAGAATCAGGAGAAAAGTTAAAAGAATTAGCGCCGAATATTCGTATGATACAGGATACCAATACACAGAATGCTCTGTTAAACGGAGAAGCTTCCGTAGGTATTTTATATACCTCACAGGTCATTGCAGCTTTGGCAGAAAATCCTGATTTGAAGGTTGTTTATCCAAAAGAGGGCTTGGGCTTTGGAATTATGAACTTCTTTATTCCGAAAAATGCGCCGGATACAGAAGAAGCTTACGCATTTTTAGATTACATTTTAGAGCCTGAGGTAGCTGCAAAATGCTTTGATTTCGTAGGATATTACTGTACAAATAAAGCGGCAGATGAATTGGTAAATCCTGATTTAGTTGTTCCGGACTCTGTAACAAAGGGCGAAATTATTCAGAATGTAAGTGCAGAGGCAGAAGAGGTATACAATCAAAACTGGACAGAATTTAAAGCAGCCTGCGACTAA
- a CDS encoding LytR/AlgR family response regulator transcription factor → MKIAICDDEKEIRESLRNILEEYREPLEQIDLYAGGEEFLECGKSYDLLFLDIDMKGINGIETARKIRLKDKKIKIVYVTAYKEYASQAFSVHAFGYLLKPIKKEKIYRQIQDALSYEEETPKEIPFLEFMTLEGRVRIPCDTIYYFEFFNRKIKLVSKKETYFMRGKISDIREKMEIYGFAAPHKSFVVNLDKVKNIKGYDIYLMNNEILPLSQKQAVAFKKSLSRFLVKKE, encoded by the coding sequence ATGAAAATAGCCATTTGTGATGATGAAAAAGAGATAAGAGAAAGTCTCAGAAACATATTGGAAGAATATAGAGAGCCTTTGGAGCAGATTGATTTATATGCAGGCGGAGAAGAATTTTTGGAATGTGGCAAAAGTTACGATTTACTATTTTTAGATATTGATATGAAAGGTATCAATGGGATAGAAACAGCAAGAAAAATTCGCTTAAAAGATAAGAAAATAAAAATTGTATATGTGACGGCATATAAGGAATATGCAAGTCAGGCGTTCTCCGTACATGCTTTCGGCTATTTGTTAAAGCCCATAAAAAAAGAAAAAATTTACAGGCAGATACAGGATGCACTTTCTTATGAGGAAGAAACACCGAAAGAGATACCGTTTTTAGAATTTATGACTTTGGAAGGGCGTGTTCGTATTCCTTGCGATACTATTTATTATTTTGAATTTTTTAATCGGAAGATTAAGCTGGTATCTAAGAAAGAAACCTATTTTATGAGAGGAAAAATCAGCGATATCCGAGAAAAAATGGAAATATATGGTTTTGCCGCTCCTCATAAAAGCTTTGTGGTAAATTTGGATAAAGTGAAAAACATTAAAGGTTATGACATTTATTTGATGAACAATGAAATACTTCCTTTATCTCAAAAACAGGCGGTTGCATTTAAAAAATCGCTGAGCAGATTTCTGGTAAAAAAGGAGTAA
- a CDS encoding DUF3887 domain-containing protein, translated as MRKNSFMKKLTAFILAGMLLLLTGCQGKLSDKFDEEEVKNAAKDIVTQVNEGNVESVYNDIFSPVMKNAIALETLQENLSYTLDKVGAFDSFEKIEVAGTKDKDTGTEYATVMVLAKYEEGKAMFTVSFDEDMKCAGFFIK; from the coding sequence ATGAGAAAAAATAGTTTTATGAAAAAGCTTACAGCGTTTATTCTGGCGGGAATGTTATTGCTTCTGACAGGCTGTCAGGGAAAATTATCGGACAAATTCGATGAGGAAGAAGTCAAAAATGCGGCAAAGGATATTGTGACACAGGTAAATGAAGGTAATGTGGAAAGTGTATATAATGACATCTTTAGCCCTGTTATGAAAAATGCTATTGCGTTAGAGACCTTGCAGGAAAATTTATCATACACCTTAGATAAAGTAGGAGCGTTTGACAGCTTCGAGAAAATAGAGGTAGCAGGAACAAAAGACAAAGATACAGGCACAGAATATGCAACCGTTATGGTTTTGGCAAAATACGAAGAAGGAAAGGCAATGTTCACTGTTTCCTTTGATGAGGATATGAAATGTGCGGGCTTCTTTATTAAGTAA
- a CDS encoding ATP-binding protein: MNIKRAKQEIKDTIEAYLLKDERGEYCIPSVRQRPVLLIGPPGIGKTQIMEQIARECKINLVSYTITHHTRQSAMGLPFIREKEYGGENRSVTEYTMSEIISAAYDKMKETGIEEGILFIDEINCVSETLAPAMLQFLQCKTFGNQQVPKGWVIVTAGNPPEYNKSVREFDVVTLDRIKKIEVQENFQVWKEYAYEAGIHPAVISYLDIRKENFYRMETGVDGRMFATARGWEDLSELLYVYEKLGKTADREVIMQYIQHWKIAKDFANYLELFEKYQTDYQIDAVLAGTFASFAIEKLRVAAFDERFSVVGLLIGKLNEMFRSYHDNEAYMEKLFELLKSWKEALSDERKASVSMGDILDMENRALEEKKVAGQLTKDAEYIWLRAIERLKDYKETADTLDIVGESKEVIFDGVKERFQEEKEKREKDIEALRNNLQNAFDFLEAAFADGQEMVIFVTELNTSPHSLEFISEHGCDSYYKYNKKLLFHEEYTEILNELKEIEQEL; encoded by the coding sequence ATGAATATTAAACGTGCAAAACAGGAAATTAAAGATACAATAGAAGCATATTTGTTAAAGGATGAACGGGGAGAATACTGTATTCCTTCTGTCAGACAAAGACCTGTGCTTTTAATCGGACCGCCGGGTATCGGAAAAACACAGATTATGGAGCAGATTGCCAGAGAGTGTAAGATTAATCTGGTATCCTATACCATTACCCATCATACAAGACAAAGCGCTATGGGACTGCCATTCATTCGGGAAAAAGAATACGGAGGAGAAAATCGTTCTGTAACAGAATATACCATGAGTGAAATTATTTCTGCGGCGTATGATAAGATGAAAGAAACAGGGATAGAGGAAGGGATTTTATTCATTGATGAAATTAACTGCGTATCAGAGACCTTAGCCCCTGCCATGCTGCAATTTTTGCAGTGCAAGACTTTTGGAAATCAGCAAGTGCCAAAGGGCTGGGTGATTGTAACAGCAGGAAATCCTCCGGAATACAATAAGTCTGTTCGTGAATTTGATGTGGTAACCTTAGACAGAATAAAAAAGATAGAAGTACAGGAGAATTTCCAAGTATGGAAGGAATATGCTTATGAAGCAGGTATTCATCCGGCAGTGATTTCTTATCTGGATATCCGTAAGGAGAATTTTTATCGTATGGAAACCGGCGTGGACGGCAGAATGTTTGCTACTGCCAGAGGCTGGGAGGATTTATCTGAGCTTTTATATGTGTATGAAAAGCTGGGAAAAACCGCAGACAGAGAAGTTATCATGCAGTATATTCAGCATTGGAAAATTGCCAAAGACTTTGCAAATTATCTGGAACTGTTTGAAAAATATCAGACAGATTATCAGATTGATGCTGTTCTTGCAGGGACTTTCGCAAGCTTTGCAATCGAAAAGCTTCGAGTGGCAGCCTTTGATGAGCGGTTTAGTGTGGTGGGACTTCTCATTGGAAAATTAAATGAAATGTTTCGAAGCTATCACGATAACGAAGCATATATGGAAAAGCTGTTTGAACTGCTGAAAAGCTGGAAGGAAGCGCTTTCGGATGAGCGGAAAGCCTCTGTTTCTATGGGGGATATTCTGGACATGGAAAATCGGGCGCTGGAGGAGAAAAAGGTTGCCGGACAGCTTACAAAAGATGCGGAGTATATTTGGTTAAGAGCGATTGAGCGTCTCAAAGACTACAAGGAGACAGCAGATACGCTGGACATTGTAGGAGAGAGCAAGGAAGTTATTTTTGACGGGGTAAAAGAAAGATTTCAGGAAGAAAAGGAAAAACGAGAAAAGGACATTGAAGCTCTACGCAATAATCTTCAAAATGCCTTTGACTTTTTGGAGGCAGCTTTTGCAGACGGACAGGAAATGGTTATCTTTGTGACAGAACTGAATACTAGTCCGCACAGTTTAGAATTTATCAGTGAACACGGATGTGACAGCTATTACAAATATAATAAAAAACTGTTGTTTCATGAAGAATATACAGAAATTTTAAATGAATTAAAGGAAATCGAGCAGGAATTATAA